CTAAGAGTGGCAGTGACACAGCTACAAGACACGCTCTTTTCCTATTCTATCTCGATCcaatgctgaatcagcaagCCACGTGGTGCCTCTGGAGAAACAACAAATCACTTTTAATTTTTAAGCATGGAGCCAGTTAAATTGCCACATCTGTATTTGGTGGATGCTTTGTCCAGTCCTACTGTGGGCCAtagtgacatagccaggaccatggagagagaccattgctgaggaggtggggagggcaagttcctggtcaatcaGATGATCTTACATGACAAAGCTGCTCGTAAAGATGCAGAGTCTGATGACAAACTCAGGATGATGAGTGAGTGATAGTGTTGTTATTTAATAGCCTGATAGGATATACCTACTGCcaacatttacatgtacactgttcctATAGGACGCATTTGATTTTGTTTGGATTGTTTAGAATTAAAGCTGTTTGAAACTTTTAAATAGTATGTTGAAGAGTGCGCCAGTAGACTACCATCATGTAGCAAGCTCTGACAAGGGCTCTAATGACACGAGTATTTGACCTTATAGCCAGGGGTCATGTTATGGTGAAGTTGCTTGAGACTATTATAGCCATTGCCTTGGttacatgtgcagtgtttgaagacgtgcttgtgtgtgtagcgTTATTATTGTTTGGCCATAATTCGTAGTAAGTACTGTTCACATGTTTTCTCCTTTCTAGACCTGAGGATTTGTACAAAACAGGTGAGGTGGACTTTGACCCCAACTATGAGAGTTTACTAGCGGAGCTCCACCTAGCAACCAGCGGTAGCAACGCACCTGGAGTGGATCAGATACAATGAGAAACTAATACTGGAGAAGTGAGTGCTAGCATGTCAGACAACTACATACATTGGAGGTCTCTTTCTGAGAGCTTTGTTGACTTGTGTAGTCATCTGGTGTTGCAAACCTCCGATTTTATCGTATTTAATAGCATCTTTAATagtgctgcaataattatagtgtgcttagatcaataatAGTATTTATTTCAGGCCCAAATTGCAAATTGTACTTAattgaaaataaccagctaccTAAGTATCTGTATCTAACCGCAAACttccttaaaactcatacttgtacatcgATCTTGACAAATATaaaaaattagtaccctaaaaacagaggaaaatcttaaggttacggtaaccgtttgctcattaattattcatgagctagatctttccagctagaatgagctggaagtccagctgaaacgcagtagtcatttcatggctcgaatagacacTTTTAGGTGCAGTCTGAACTAAGCTATATGCAGGGCCACACGAAGAGATATTTTaaaaaaaggctactgaagaggctgttttccttggctctgtcAGCCATTTGtgttttgtgagagtttcctGGCCTGGAACGAAAAAACGCTTCGTGTAGCCCTCCAAAGTGGTAAGAAGTATCCTATAAGAACAAGAACACAAAGCTAAAAGTATTTTTGGAAGcataaaatgactactagtttgtgttgtttccagtaacttgatgatcgctcagagcttccactgaaagatgttttgaagattgatacttgtcatacagatagatacaccaatatatttatcatgtatgtgcttcaaactttTATCATGGCacttatagtttcacaaaaatcattataagaaaatcatgaatattcattgagcaaactgtttaccaACCTTAAAATTACTACCCTTAGTTGCTTGTCTCAGTAGTAGGAGATTGTTGCATGTGAGGTTTTAGTTATGTAAACATTGGCTACAACTGATCTGAGGAAATCTATATTGAATACTCTGTGGAGCTTAGGTGCATGGAGAGCTGTTTGGATTGATTTGATATGTGGCAAATCAATTAAACATGAAATAGCATACAAATATTCTTTTCATGTCAAAGAGGTCATAAATAGGTACATTGCTCTGTACAATACAACAGGTACTGACAAGCAGCTAAGCAACGCCATGGACCTCAAATATTTACTCTCTGATTTATCGATATTGCAATATTTGCGAATAAGCCAACAATGTACATGGAGGAGCTACACACAGCGCTTTAAAACCTAACAGTAACATACTTGGCAATTGGATGGATATGTGCCTATTAATCTATTAATTTTGCATTCCAAAGTTGTGGGATAGTTTACATTAAGACAAACCATAAGTTATCAAATCTCCTACAACTGAGACTGTAAGCAACTTGCAAACCACTGTAGTACAAcctttttcacctcacttgaaatgtacattttaaaaacaaaaaaagaaatgtaccactaattgacctcaggtatgtgtacatatagtaatgGTCAGAGCTGGGCATGCTCACAGTAAATGAATGATTGCAAGTAATAATGGGGGAACCTGGCTATACaaaatcctataattatttgtatctGAGGTGGAGAATGGTATGGCAAAAGCTTGTCAATTGCTGTACCATCGGGAAGCAGCAGATAGATTGTTTGTTGCTGAAGCTACTACATGTTTGGCCTGAGGGTTGTTGATAGATTTCAATGCACTGGAGATGTGTCGCTGCTTATAAAGCCAGCTCAAGGGAGCACTGTCTCACGATGAATTAAAATGATTTGTGAAAAGCCGACTACCTAAAATTCAGACCCAATTGCGTCAGATCTAAAGTAGATCTAAAGCTGCTGCCACATTATGCTGTCTACTTAAACGCCTAGGATTCACTCGAAAGAAGGCTAAACACATCAATACAATGCTCTAAAAATAGATGTAGGTCTTGCACAACCaatcattcatttacaatttgaaactgtgagcatgcccagctctgaccattactatatgtacacatacctgaggtcaattagtggtacatttctttttttgtttttaaactgatatttcaagtgaggttgTAACACAAATCActatacaatgttgctatgcaaacaacatgtagTCCTGAGCAATAAGGGCTTCTAGAATTTGTATAGCGGTACTTTTTGAGTAGACCCTCAAAAGTACCCACTATAAGGTATCAAGAGTAGATGcttttatctactcttggtgtgTGGAAACTcacatataaattatggtgaGGTTTGAAGAAGTTTCAGGCTGAAGAAACTGTTAGTACGAAGTACCTTAAGGTTATGGGAAACAATGTTTATGAATATTTAATTAGGTACatgtttattataattatatccagaGAACAAAGAAAGTTTTGCAGTACCAAACTTTATACACATATCTCAACAGCACAAATAACCTAGAAAAGAAAATATGGACACTATTCCAGCTTATTGTAGGTGCTGGTCTAACATATACATGATTGCATAAAAATAAATTTTTCGCAACAGTTTATGGACAGGAGAAGGCTCAGAACCAGGGGCTTGCAGTATCCATGGCAAGGTATCAACCTATACTGGAGGGCCAGAAATAACCAGATCCTTCTTTTTCATTCCATAGAGAGCTCAGTACTTGAGAACATACCGTGGATTACTCAGTAGAGCAGAAAGAAAGCAGACTAAAACAAGAATAACTCTTCTCTAATTATGAGTGTACTTGGATTTTTTGTTTCTGGCCCTGCCCTGACATTCTGATAATTAGAAAATCAATATTTCAGAGCTAAGCATGCTGTCAGAGCTGCAAAAACTGACGCAGAACTATTGGACCACTATCGCACGAGTGTCTTTGTGGGCTTTGcaggttttataattatattcatagcgaAATTTGTATGCGTGGGTGCAACTGTTGCCCATAACCTTAAACACTGACAGATCACCAAATATTGTTTGGAAGTGAAGGGAGTGAAAGCCTATAGCTTATCTAGTagaggaataattatgttcggaCCTGATGTTCAAAACCGGTATACGGCAGTGAGCGAGTTAGTAGGTTCTTTAGGGTAACAATTGTTCGTACAGTACAAGTCTCAGCATTAGACCATTCTCTACTTCAAATCCATGAGTCTCCATAGTCTAGTTCTAGAAGCCATGCACCATTGCTCACTTTTTATTTAGTCATgtcaagagtttatgatagaggagagagtatcgaacgtaggcatactgtgtatcagatgtatgcggagagtaacgtgacttcctgtatctgtcactaggcatactgtacatcagatgtatgcggagagtaacgtaacttcctgtatctgtcacaagcttggaatttgcacactgaccaatccagtgtgggtgatgtaatctatcaagaaagtagattacatcacccacacttggatgggttgatagattacatcacccacgcttggattggtcagtgtgcaaattccaagcttgtgacagatacaggaagtcacgttactctccgcatacatctgatgtacagtatgcctacgtacagtatgcctacgttcggtactctctctctctatcatagactctctctctatcatagactctctatcataaactcttggtcATGTGAATGTGAATGTGAATGTACCCAATACtatttgtttgcatagcaacattgcatggtggttttgtggtaagcAGTGACCGATAtgtatcaagagtagataattATTCTACTCTTGTAtgtatgcaaacagctgtatcagcagggttagcacttcagtgctctagttctaattgtaaATCGACTGATTGATTTGTCTTCCAGTTTAATTTTTCCACCTCTGACCTTTGCCCCCAGTTAtgcggccatttttcagcccggccaagtgttgaggagacaagaagaggcactgagaatggaggtagaggtacagagtacattagctggaaaatgcatttgtgtcatactttgtagagtcccttaaagtcattcaaggtcagctattatagtgtgtcctattcaGCACATGATGTGTGTTTCCCTGTAATGTATTGGAAGGTGTgccatgtacaatcatgtacgacccgcacacacacacacacacctttaggcctactatgctgctaagagaGGGGtctcacgtaaactggccactcagaCGCTAACAGACCTCAGCAGTATGGAAAAGGGTCTGTCATCAGAGACTACAAACTGCCCAGCCCTTACATGCAGCCCACCTCCAGTCTGGTGAGCAGCCTATAAGCAGTGAGGGACAGTCTGAAGACATGGGTCCATGGACAGGGGCTACTGAGGAACATCCAAGGTACGTACTTATTTGATTTAAGGCGATACTATTAGGAAGCCACAGAGCTCGTTTCTTTTGGAGACTGAACAATTATGGTGAAGTcttggtgtcgcatatttagagggtcgcatctaattggaggttactctactatcctcgattataggctgcttaaaattatattgtttctagcggcctggaatcgaggctgtggtttgacctctatttaggacgcgacataaaaaTATAATTGTCACCcgcagcagtcgctacttttagaggtcaaaaTATTAcctaagatcgagggtgtcgcatatttggagggtcgccttaaattgaacaagtacggtacttgtgtataatgtgtagttggttataatgtgggccctaactttggtcttgtgcatgatacccaggtatgtacccacacagagttcacaccaagtaacataaaagcaaacacttaaaaactgttttaataCAGAGATACTACACGTAGGAACAGAGCCGACCGACGTGGAGACGGTTACTATCGCTACTGAAGAGGTGGTACCCAGTTCACAGTTTGAGATAGAGATAAGTCAGAGTGATGATGGGGAGAGTGTGGAGCAGCTACAGGCCAGTGACTTGGACCCTAACTTTggccttgtgcatgatacccaggtaacacacacacacacagttcacaCCAAGTAATATATAAAAACTAGCACTTAAAAACGCTTTTTTAAAGGTATCCGGCTTCTAAGACGTTTTGTTTTCGTATTATTTTTACTTTcgtattacatggttagaatttgcatgatggtaactacctcccaaataacgaacacacacacacacacacacacactcacacacacacacactcacacacacacacacacacacacacacgcttgtTGTTCCtgcccactcacacaggaggtccacacgctcactagcgatgatggtttgccctctgacatgacctctgaggatggctccaccctcaacGCTATAGGCCACGCCCTCATTCAGATGCAGCAAGGtggacagaccaccccctcatctcaGTTCCTCATCACTAGGAGCACCTCATCTGGTTCAGAGTCTGGCCAAAATGGTGAGTAATGGAGGCCAAATTTATCAGTGTGACGATACATTTTTGGGGGCAAATccaaaattatatataggcttcgataagttatccaagtgcttgtacttactaattacatgtagaaccatgagtattattgctaatgtttGAGGTTTCTTGGAAGTGGTGTTGAAAAATGTTAATAGTCAGTTTTTatatgttgttgtgtgtgttgaggtcctctgtatgtgatgatcccaccatccagtagtgctgagatactgcatgcaatgggtcgacctatagcacccaagatgagcgggatatcaactatggattatcacacggccgaccccatcgttcaaatgcagttgtgagtacacagttcatgtgattgcctacctctgcataacatgtatgacagtatgttagggaaagcatcattcttgctacataccgtattactagaatattttgctgttggtgaaaacctttgcgaatcagccaaatcggcaaccctttgcgatctaactatttcGTTCTGGCAAAAATTCGCATATGCTCGCTgtaatacggtaactgtgaggagtgttgttattatggtggttggtttgcaggtctggggatatggccgccaacagggaagctcaaaggaaggctacacacaatgaaggtgctgcaaattcaatactgaaagttatagtgtacaacagatgtacatgtacttacgtaGTCATAATCACATTTCCCACAAAATACAAATTTGTCACTtctaaaactaataacttatttGCTGTGTGGGGGCTAtccatccatgctgtaaacgtcTAAGTATGCCTTGATTTTCattttatactgtacagtaggtgtgtgtgtgtgtgtgtgtgtgtgtgtgtgtgaggtcaagATTCATTTATTTTGCCAATTGGCTcagcttcattgtacatgccctaaacacgataattaccagttgttgttgttcttccCACGCCCAGTTGAGCGTCGGCGTCGGGACAGGATCAACGAGCTCATCAAGGTACTGGCTCAGATAGTGCCTGCTTTTCAGAAGAAAGACGCAACTACTGGTTCCATTgtcggggtgagtgtgtgtgtctgtgagtgtgtgtactaaaGTACTATTGGAAAAGCCATCGAAATATCTACTAACTTcggtttttttttttaagcaTGCATTAGTGCAGAGCCCAGTGTTACGTTAGTTACTAGTAGCATAGAATCCAGCAGAGGCCATCGTATAtaacacatgtagttagttgCACATAAAATTGCTAAAGCATTTTTTTTTGTTATCTCCACGTACATGTCTCACCCTCACGTCATGTTTCCCTGACTGcagtatgtgtacagcaaGGGAACGGTACTGGACAAGACAGTGGACTACTTGAAAGAGCTCGTGTTTCAAAATGAACAACTCACAGCCAGTGCCAAAATCGCAGAGAAATCTTTAGCAATGCTTCAAAACCAGATCCAAGTCCTAGAGAAAGAGAACGCATTTCTTCAAGCACAGATTATCCAGTTTGGAATTGATGTAGCTGCCTCCTCTGGTCAGAAGCAACCTAACCAGCAACTTCTAAACTCTCCTCTGGCCCAGAATCTCCCCttcacttactatagctatacattgtcagtattattatgtataccaCACATAGTTTTTATACATGATATTTGTCTTATTGAACCTGAGCATAATAAAATGTTGTGAACAAAGCTACGCCCCTCCATCTCaagccgcacttcctcgaaaATTGGCCTGGTAGTATACgctgcttgtgcatgcgctaaccataattatgctactgaACATGAAAACTGTGCTGATgaagaaccttcatcaagaacaaggtacgtgtgtataatgtgtagttatgcagtgcaatgagttgactgtgtactattgaatgtacaatacagagaatgggaacctagcatgcttactagtctgtatgtacatgcacttgtatacaaggtatgcttcaatgtatgcagttcaggtgtgtacagggaaacgtgtgtcaattgagaacactagctcacaatatttgtacatgacattgtacagtacgtgtaccagacccttcatcacactaccagtttgaatgtgtccatgtgttgtttatcGTGGCTACAGAACACTGACTCAGGACGAGGAGGACTTTGACAAGTTCCTGGAGAGTGCCAAAGCTCAGCAGCTCTCACCCTCCACAATTAAAAGGTATCACTTTAACTGACTCTTACGATTATTCTAGTATTCAtaatgtaagtacgtacatattgtataccagtacgtgtgatgtgt
This is a stretch of genomic DNA from Halichondria panicea chromosome 1, odHalPani1.1, whole genome shotgun sequence. It encodes these proteins:
- the LOC135352133 gene encoding upstream stimulatory factor 2-like, producing MDYHTADPIVQMQLSGDMAANREAQRKATHNEVERRRRDRINELIKVLAQIVPAFQKKDATTGSIVGYVYSKGTVLDKTVDYLKELVFQNEQLTASAKIAEKSLAMLQNQIQVLEKENAFLQAQIIQFGIDVAASSGQKQPNQQLLNSPLAQNLPFTYYSYTLSVLLCIPHIVFIHDICLIEPEHNKML